A genomic region of Streptomyces sp. R33 contains the following coding sequences:
- a CDS encoding GDSL-type esterase/lipase family protein, whose translation MTESRPHTLFSFGTLMDGRVQTALFGRAVPTAPASLAGYTTRPLPITDPDVIAASGLDVHLILERKIGAAVEGAVLHLTDQDLAAADAYEVDDYARRRVVLTSGESTWAYLDAKPLRSAQRIVIVGDSIAYGRCDPQGGWAGRLAAAHIAANEAEHRLFNLAIPGSTLTDVSEQTPALLGPRLPDTLLVAAGINDCALPLAVAQTHADGPAPAHLADRLGSLAATALGHNARLVVAGPTWIDEARTRDYEGLRFTRARALELRASLRAWCDGNHVDFLDMWEPLREKSELLVDGLHPTPQGHEAVYRHLNALSR comes from the coding sequence GTGACCGAATCACGCCCCCACACTCTGTTCTCCTTCGGCACGCTGATGGACGGGAGGGTCCAGACCGCTCTCTTCGGCCGAGCCGTGCCGACTGCCCCGGCGTCGCTGGCCGGCTACACCACCCGGCCCCTGCCGATCACCGACCCGGACGTGATCGCCGCCAGTGGCCTCGACGTCCATCTGATCCTGGAGCGCAAGATCGGCGCGGCGGTCGAGGGCGCCGTCCTCCACCTCACCGACCAGGACCTGGCCGCGGCCGACGCCTACGAGGTCGACGACTACGCCCGCCGACGGGTGGTCCTCACCTCCGGGGAGAGCACCTGGGCCTACCTGGACGCGAAGCCGCTGCGCTCCGCCCAGCGCATCGTGATCGTGGGCGACAGCATCGCCTACGGGCGCTGTGATCCGCAGGGAGGATGGGCAGGCCGCCTGGCGGCTGCCCACATCGCGGCGAACGAGGCCGAACACCGCCTCTTCAACCTGGCCATACCCGGCAGCACCCTCACGGATGTCAGCGAGCAGACACCCGCACTGCTGGGCCCGCGCCTGCCGGACACCCTCCTCGTCGCCGCCGGTATCAACGACTGCGCGCTGCCGCTCGCCGTCGCGCAGACGCATGCCGACGGGCCGGCGCCGGCGCACCTCGCGGACCGTCTCGGCTCGCTGGCCGCCACGGCCCTCGGGCACAACGCACGACTCGTCGTCGCGGGACCGACATGGATCGACGAAGCACGCACCCGCGACTACGAGGGCCTGCGATTCACCCGGGCACGAGCGCTGGAACTTCGCGCATCCCTGCGGGCCTGGTGCGACGGCAACCACGTCGACTTCCTCGACATGTGGGAGCCTCTGCGCGAGAAAAGCGAACTGCTCGTCGACGGCCTGCACCCCA
- a CDS encoding IS701 family transposase, whose translation MTPEEIASVRAELEDFAAEVFEPFARNDQRRWGQVYLRGLLTDGQRKSVEPMAARLGEDGNRQALAHFVTTSPWDPAHVRARLAWRMEKAIRPTAVVVDDTGFLKDGNASACVSRQYTGTAGKVTNCQVGVSLHLASDHASAAVDWRLFLPENWAPESVKADPDKVARRAACGIPDDIGHVEKWQLALDMLDETRSWGIEVPLAIADAGYGDAAAFRHGVQARGLNYVVGISTTLSAQPGEAVPVAEPYSGTGRPPVAKYPDPPRSVKQLVIAAGRKAAKPVQWREGSRPGTGRSGFKRMYSRFVTLRIRPAGRQTRQAVDGPELPECWLLAEWPAGQAEPVQFWLSDLPADTPLTTLVRLAKLRWRIEHDYREMKQALGLAHFEGRTWNGWHHHVTLVSVAHAFCTLQRLAQAPKDTAPA comes from the coding sequence GTGACACCGGAGGAAATCGCATCCGTACGTGCCGAGTTGGAGGACTTCGCGGCAGAGGTCTTCGAGCCGTTCGCGAGAAACGACCAGCGTCGGTGGGGGCAGGTCTACCTGCGGGGTCTCCTCACTGACGGGCAGCGTAAGTCGGTCGAGCCGATGGCTGCCCGGCTGGGTGAGGACGGGAACCGGCAGGCGCTGGCCCACTTCGTGACTACGAGCCCCTGGGATCCGGCGCATGTGCGGGCCCGGCTGGCCTGGAGGATGGAAAAGGCGATCCGACCCACCGCGGTGGTCGTCGACGACACCGGGTTCCTCAAGGACGGCAACGCCTCGGCGTGTGTGTCCCGGCAGTACACCGGCACTGCCGGCAAGGTCACCAACTGCCAGGTGGGCGTGTCCCTGCACCTGGCCTCCGACCATGCCTCAGCGGCGGTCGACTGGCGGCTCTTCCTGCCCGAAAACTGGGCGCCCGAGTCCGTGAAGGCGGACCCGGACAAGGTCGCCCGCCGCGCCGCCTGCGGCATTCCCGACGACATCGGGCACGTGGAGAAGTGGCAGCTCGCACTCGACATGCTCGACGAGACCCGCTCGTGGGGCATCGAGGTGCCGCTGGCCATCGCGGACGCCGGATACGGTGACGCGGCGGCGTTCCGGCACGGCGTGCAGGCCCGCGGCCTCAACTACGTGGTGGGCATCTCCACCACCCTCTCCGCCCAGCCCGGCGAAGCCGTGCCAGTCGCCGAACCGTACTCCGGGACCGGGCGCCCGCCGGTGGCGAAGTACCCCGACCCGCCGCGGTCGGTGAAACAGCTCGTCATCGCGGCGGGCCGGAAGGCAGCGAAACCGGTGCAGTGGCGTGAGGGCTCCCGGCCCGGCACGGGCCGCAGTGGCTTCAAGCGGATGTACTCGCGGTTCGTCACCTTGCGGATCCGGCCTGCCGGGCGCCAGACCCGGCAGGCCGTTGACGGCCCGGAACTGCCCGAGTGCTGGCTGCTGGCCGAATGGCCCGCCGGCCAGGCCGAGCCGGTCCAGTTCTGGCTGTCCGACCTGCCCGCAGACACCCCGCTGACCACCCTGGTCCGCCTGGCCAAGCTCCGCTGGCGCATCGAGCACGACTACCGCGAGATGAAGCAGGCCTTGGGCCTGGCCCATTTCGAGGGCCGCACCTGGAACGGCTGGCACCATCACGTCACCCTCGTCTCCGTCGCGCATGCCTTCTGCACCCTGCAACGACTGGCCCAAGCCCCAAAAGACACGGCGCCGGCCTGA
- a CDS encoding SMI1/KNR4 family protein, with the protein MNGDRIRVEQTLTAWHRIETWLGEYAPRSHRRLPPPASEEEIRAVERELDLVIPADVRAFYRLHNGTGPDADFEWPTWDGPLPIPEGAWDPKQDPSGYVLPDGGIGPLEKVTYWIDGPAGYGREEEPQQRYLAFVASDPDGFYGLFADCTPGAGYGGLGSYAEADVPTPGSWPSFAAYLTAVADALHDGRGVGTDTDVPGVLHRSLLWDDPRSPSQQDWEPFRG; encoded by the coding sequence ATGAACGGTGATCGGATACGGGTCGAGCAGACCCTCACGGCCTGGCACAGGATCGAGACGTGGCTCGGGGAGTACGCGCCGCGGAGCCACCGGCGTCTGCCGCCACCGGCCTCCGAGGAGGAGATCCGGGCTGTGGAACGGGAGCTCGACCTGGTGATCCCCGCCGATGTCCGGGCGTTCTACCGGCTCCACAACGGCACCGGCCCCGACGCCGACTTCGAGTGGCCGACCTGGGACGGTCCGCTGCCGATCCCCGAAGGCGCGTGGGATCCCAAGCAGGACCCCAGCGGATACGTCCTGCCGGACGGTGGGATCGGGCCGCTGGAGAAGGTGACGTACTGGATCGACGGACCGGCCGGGTACGGGCGTGAGGAAGAGCCGCAGCAGCGGTATCTGGCTTTCGTCGCGTCGGACCCGGACGGGTTCTACGGGCTGTTCGCCGATTGCACCCCCGGCGCGGGGTACGGCGGACTCGGCAGTTACGCCGAGGCCGACGTACCCACGCCGGGGAGCTGGCCGTCGTTCGCCGCGTACCTGACCGCCGTGGCGGACGCGTTGCACGACGGGCGGGGCGTCGGTACGGACACGGACGTGCCGGGTGTCCTGCACCGGTCCTTGCTCTGGGACGATCCGCGGTCGCCGTCGCAGCAGGACTGGGAGCCGTTCCGGGGATAG